The Oncorhynchus mykiss isolate Arlee chromosome 8, USDA_OmykA_1.1, whole genome shotgun sequence genome includes the window AGGTggcaaggagagaggatgcaagGAATTGAGGAAAGATGAATTGAAAACATTCTCAACAATGCAGTGAAATTCACCTTTTGGTGTAGAGCTCAAAAAGGTCATGGCCTTCATGGCATTTGTAGGAGCAGGCCAGGCAGACTCCGGCTGGCTGGCCCCCCTTTGGTGTGCAGGTGCTGCAGGCATAGAGGGCTTGACGCTTCACATAGCCCTGCAAGACCACATCAAAACAAACACGTGTGAAACTGACATCACATTGAGTCCTTCGGATTGAGCATGAATGCAATGTATACCATGGCAATGAACCATTAAAGGGAAAATGTAACGCTACATTTGATAAAACCACAGGTTCCATTTTGTTATAACGAGTGCATAAAAATACAAATCAAGTTCAACTTATTAACAATTATGTAATTTAGGTTGGCGGAGACATCAGATTGGTGACGTCGCTAAAGGTTCCATTTTTCAAAATCCATTTGAAACTAAACACTGGCTTAGACTGCAAAACTGTAATATAGCTAACTTAAACTGGGGTAATTTGTGTTTCTTTAACAATGTGGAGCAAATAGCCTACCTCGGGATAGGAACACTTCTCAGAATCACTACCAGCTAAAACAGCAGATGCCTCATTCTCCAACTCTTCATCTTCTTCCAAAACATCTACCAAAGAAACAGTAGCCTCATCTCCCTCATTTGCCGCCATTCTTGGAAAATAGAAGGTGAAAAAGTGTGAATACAAGTTCCTGTTCCAGGGCAAAATGTAGAGCGCCAGATAAATCTAAACAGGGACGTCCATGACTAAGGAAGATGTATCAAAATGCTCTGTTCACCAAAAGATACAATAAATTAGATATAATAAGCAAAAAAATATTGGAGCGCACTGGACGTTATGTTATTCTCAAACCCGATACACTGAGGGAGTTATTATACACGGGCCCAGATGGAACCGGGCAATGGGCCGGCACGTCATCTGGCGAAAGCGGGGAGGGAGGAACACCCATCTCAAAATGAACAGTAATCTGCGCGGTCGGTCGGTCATGTTGTTAACAAGGCATCATGTTGCATCGTCCGGaaacatactatatatactataacatacTATATATTTCCATCAaataaatgttagcaaatgtcAAATTAGTTTTCACTTGGACGGCAGAAAACCAATCACTTTGCATGGGAAAAGAAAGAATCCTGCTCATTACTGCACTTGCTTAATTACGTCACTATTGTTTTGAGCAGATTTAGAGCAGCTGGCTCACGCCAGGGAGGCAGCCCGGTTCCAAATCGAATGTAACCAACTTTCAGCCAAAGCAAAACATGCTTACACGGGCGCCCGGGCTAGATTAATCGAACCCCCTCACTCTCACAATGACACCTTCCGCACGATTTCCGGATTATGCTAATATTTCACCCTGTTGGCGGGAGTTTCTGAAAAGCACTTCAGAGATTTTCACATTTTGATAAATTAAAATATTGTCTACCTGTTGGTTTAGTTAGTGATTgttatttatatatgtatttgtGCAAATATGGCGAATGTCTCAAAGTACAAGGCTCTGACCAAATCGATTGTACGTCAAAATGCCGCTATGCCTCGGGTCAGAGTTCAAACTAGGGTCATGGTTCAACAATCATGGCAGCTACTGAGATACGAGGAGAGCTAAAATACAGGGATGGCCTGAAGAAAGAGATTATcataaaaacagaaaacaacctgACTTCTATGATAGTGGGGATTAAGAAATTAAACGCAGACGTATCGGGGCTCCTCACTGATCTCGTTGTACAAGAACAATTTTGCGGAGGAAATGACAAGGGGGATTTGCAAGTCGACGACGGTGAgtttggttagctagctaacgttactggtAGCTCATTTAACAACACGCGTAGCTACCGCGATGGATGTTGATAAAAACAAAACAAGGTTCGCGAATTGCTCTGCTTCTATTGAGGCTAgctattgtttatttttattgtgGCTATTGTCTCACGACACCTATCGATGTTGTATAGCTAATCATGACCTGGAAAAACACATCTTTCGGTAGATAGCTAGTTGCTATGAAAATCATTTATATAGACAAATCCCAACCTTAGCAAATCTTTGGATGATCAGATAAACCGCCCACGTtgatcagagaattcatttagATAACTGTCTTTGGGGCTAGCTACTTCATAACACAGATCTTCCCAGTATCAAACcgactaacgttagcttgctcGGCTACAAATACTTTTTTGTGTGCCTATGATGCCACGGTGACGTACAAACATATATTGTTACTACGTCTGCATGTGAACAGATTAATTGATTCCGTCATCGGAGTATTGATATGATCATTGAGTTTTCCCGATATCACAACTTATCAAATTACAAGTGTTTAAAACATAAAGCCTGCAGCCTGTCATTTCAGATGAAACAATGTTCTATTCCTCCATCTTGAGACTATGGGTAGGCGGCCTATGACATTTGAAGACGTTACGGCTATCAAATCAATCAGCTTTGTGTCATGCCTGCACCGTGTTATCAAGCTGCATAAATTGTGTCAACATAGATTTGATGTGAATATTCCTCTCAATCATTAAAACATGCATCTCTCACATAACTGGTATTTGATCACTAATATGTAACCATATCTTGTgctacataaaaaataaaaaaatatggctTGGTCAAATTATTTTACTGAACCTACCTCAGTCCGTGACAGGCTTCATTTAACTGATGCAATCTAAAATGAGTCCAATATTAACATATGGACTACAACACTTGACCGTTTTTAAAATCACTCTATAGGCAATGTACTTTAAGCAGGTCCTATGGGTGGGAAGGGGAGGAGATAAATGTTTATTTGTGTCATGTCTGTTGGTTTGTTTTCACTTGTCAACCACTCCCCAAAATGTAACTTGATCACAAAAGTAATTTTCTGTCATCTGTtgcagatgaagaggaggaagatgaagacACAAAAGCCCCTATTATGCAGCCTCCTGCAAAGCGGTCCAAGACCTTGAGGGCCTGACAagggctctgtcccaaatggcaccctttttctTATAGttcactccttttgaccagggcccaagtagtgcactaggtagggaataggttgccatttgggacttaaGACTACTGTAGGAAGAAGGGTCCTGGCATACAAGACTGGAAGACACTGTTTTGGGGGCAGATATGCCAGCCCTTATTATTCAATCCACTGGGTGGCTATTATTAATTAATTCCCACTCATGTATGGTATTGCTCCTGCCTTGGCAATCATTGCAGTTATGATCTACATCTTTCTCTTGATACaattgaaatgtttgttttgaaCATTTGTATAAATGTCAATCATTTAAGTGGAATGTATTTCAGACATCTTGTTAATGGATAATAGAATTGCACTGTCCCCGCAGCATTTGCTTGCTTTGAGAAATGACATGAACGGTCTGCAGACATTTTCCCATAACGTTTAATTTTCTTACAATCCAGACCTTATTTTAATCACAGTGCATTTAGATTTGAAAGGCAATAAAAATCAGAAGCACCAACGTGAATAGCCACTCATTCTTTTAAACAGACCAAACAAGCccatattttttttctttctaataCGACTATTCCTTACccattaacacttttttttttttttttttttaaacaaacagaAAAAACCTAGAGGAACCGTGACAGGCAGTGTCTCTACGTCCAAACTATAATTTGGGACTTGTGTAGGTTGAATCAAGGGTGGACAACTCTGGTTGAGTAGGGAAGTTTCTACAATGTATGATTTGACCTTGACACTTACTGATCAAATCAGGTTATTGGCTAGCTTGAGGTTTCAGTTACTGTAGTCAGTTGTATCTTAAAACCAATAGTACTTTCGGTAggagaaaatgaaaaaaaatgagCATTCTTATGAGTTCAGGTAGTAACTCCATCTGTAAATGCTTCTTCCATCTTATGCCTACTGAACGTGACCCTTTGTAGACACTGCAACTTCTGAGGACCCAAGTTGTGCAACATAGTAAAAATAGAGGAATGAAGTTGAAACGGGGTTCAGTGAAAATGTAATGTGAGCCACTGAACACCCAGTCCAAAACCCAAGTAGATTATCCTTtatagcagccccccccccccccccccccccagtgcacatttttgccctagcactacaccgATGATTGAATTCACcaactcatcaagctttgattatttgactCAGCTGTGTAGTGCAAGGGCAAAAACCAGAAACAAGCACCCCAGAAcaaagtttgggaaaccctgctttatagtaggggtgtcaaactcattacATAGAGGGCCTAGTCTGTTGGTTTTTGCTTTTTGCTTTCAATTtagccctagacaaccaggtgaggggagtttctTACTAATCAAGGACAAGGGAAGAGCACAAACTCGCATACACTTGGGCCTCTGTGCAATGAGTGACATGCTGTATAGTCAAGGACAAaatcagggttgtgttcattaagaAACAAACAGAACTGATAAGCATGGAAGGATTACCTGGACAAATGTATTTTCTGTTACAAAGAGTATCAACATGTTTTCTGTGTGCcttactgaacacaacccagcccAATTCCCTTTAGGTCAGGTCACTCGACACAGCACATGCCACTTCCCTGTGTTGGGAGGAAGGTCAAATAAACCTTTTGCACATTCATTACTGTGCTAATGTAGATGGAAAATTAAATCAAAACTTAATCAGAATAGTACCATCTCGAATCAATTGGAAACATAAAAAATATGGAGGTTGACCTCCAACACAAAGAGTAGCCAAAGATGATTTCAAAACAACGTTCAAATTAAATGAGTATTTTGCAGAAATGCTTAAGGACACTACCTGCCATATAAATTAATGTGGCACAGACAGCCAAGACAGATTTAAGATCATATAGGAAAGCCATATTTGTCCCATTGCTCATTTCAAGATAGGAAATTATCTTTGTTGGCAGTGAACATTTTCCTCGTAACTTACATGTGAAGGATTCCACAACTCATTGAACATACAACACATTTCCACATACATGTCTTACAAAAAAGGGACCAGGGATCCTCATAAAAAAGGCAAAAACATTGACAATGTCATGTCACGTTTTTGTCACTTTATGGCACACAAGGACAAACAATGGCTGTAGTAGAAGATCGGTTATTTTCAAAAGCATGGTCCATGTGCTTTTTGTGGACTTTCTTTGACTTTacgtggggggtgggggggtcctAAAAGGCACAAGATATTCATCTTAGACAAATACTGGATACATTGACCAATTGACAAATCCCCAAAACAATTCCTAAATATTGCAAGTAATAGAATGACAAAAAAAAGCATGTTATGTAGAAGGAAATTACTGAGCCAACACAGCAGTAAAtaacactacaaaatacattCAGACCAATAACAAAAACACTGCAGTACTTATCTAAGAATCACTACTGATCCACtaagacagtttttttttaatggcATCACATTCCTAAAACTGTCTGTACAAATTAGTTGACACGTCATATTTCACCGTACTTCGAGTCAGTGGGGTGGTAATAGTTTTGGGATGATGATTGAACCAATATGCCTCTCAAACTTTCCTCAGAATTATTTGCTCAAAAAAGTGGGAACTTGCAGTGAACGGATAAACCCTCAAAGATTAGTGTCTGTATCATAGTCAGGTACTGTGGTGAGACCCTGGAGCATGTGGCACCCTTTGGTCCAGCCTTTGTTGAATGTAAGAAATCACAAATACAAAGGGTTGTGAAACGCGTACCATTGTTCATCTCAAGAACAGCATACATACACATCAACAAAACCACCACGAAACCCCCAAGTGAATTGCCTAGTGATGCCTGGCAGGCTTAACACTTCACACAGTGCACTAGGTGAGTGTTAAGTATCCTGTAGTTCAGGTATGACAGTAGTAGGCCTCCACCAAGATTGTGTGCAGCATGCACTAAGGCTGCTCTCCCCGCCTCTCATATTATCCACCCTCTCAAATCGGTTGGACACTTTAGGTGTCAATCAGCTGCAGCCGGCTGATCTGATTGGACGCCTTGGCAAAGGTCTGGTGGCGGTTGCAGAGTACCGCCAGGCATATGGGCAGGATGCAGTAGCCCACCGTCTTGGGGTCAGCGCGCGTGCACgagtagaggaagaggaacacCTGAAGGTAGGGCACGAGGAAGATGGTGACCCACACCCAGAAGGGCAAAAGGAGCAGGCGAGTTTTGAGACTCTGGGTCCAGGTGGGCAGTGAGGATGGGGGCCCAGAGGATGCGGCGGGAGGCGTGTTGTCCCCTGGCAGAGGTCGCTGTTCCTGAGCCACCCGCTCCACGTGCTCCAGGGTGAGACGGTTGTATGTCTGATCGATCTCAAAGACATAGTAGACGACAGCCACGCTAGCCAGAAGGTACAGCCCCACGCCGATCCATCCCATCCGCTGACGGAAGTTCATCATTCTCCATACTCCTCCCTGGAACAG containing:
- the tmem251 gene encoding transmembrane protein 251, coding for MMNFRQRMGWIGVGLYLLASVAVVYYVFEIDQTYNRLTLEHVERVAQEQRPLPGDNTPPAASSGPPSSLPTWTQSLKTRLLLLPFWVWVTIFLVPYLQVFLFLYSCTRADPKTVGYCILPICLAVLCNRHQTFAKASNQISRLQLIDT
- the si:dkeyp-55f12.3 gene encoding uncharacterized protein si:dkeyp-55f12.3, with translation MAATEIRGELKYRDGLKKEIIIKTENNLTSMIVGIKKLNADVSGLLTDLVVQEQFCGGNDKGDLQVDDDEEEEDEDTKAPIMQPPAKRSKTLRA